In a single window of the Natronoarchaeum mannanilyticum genome:
- a CDS encoding orc1/cdc6 family replication initiation protein, with amino-acid sequence MPQFGESGDVLAHDDALKDDWTPDELPEREEELADIHYVLEPASRGYTPHNAFIYGPAGQGKTVATQNKLTELQEFLGDSADIDAELHTFFVNCADLTSSYQVAGALLKEISPEWDERPRGHGLSNLFDWIFERMEEIGGTIVVVLDEIDVIGDDDTILYKLSRAKANGDIEDVRLSVLGISNDFDFHSNLSQRVKDTLCEEEIRFAPYNAGQLRAILTRRAEMAFHDGVLEDDVIPLCAAYAAQDNGSARQAIRLLYKSGTEAQTAGDDVVTEGHVRDAREEIERNALLEGLKNLTVQEHSSLLSVAALEAKGETPAPTKEIYSEYKSITTAIDVDVTTMRSVRDHLQALDLYSFLEGSKKTGGKRGGERWMFELNIDLNVVLDVLSDNARFEDVVDDIERSAKRNGLL; translated from the coding sequence ATGCCACAGTTCGGCGAGTCGGGGGACGTGCTAGCGCACGACGACGCGCTGAAGGACGACTGGACGCCCGACGAGCTCCCCGAGCGGGAGGAGGAGCTCGCGGACATCCACTACGTCCTCGAACCGGCGTCCCGGGGGTACACGCCGCACAACGCGTTCATCTACGGTCCCGCCGGTCAGGGGAAGACTGTCGCGACCCAGAACAAACTGACCGAGCTGCAGGAGTTTCTGGGCGACAGCGCCGACATCGACGCGGAACTGCACACCTTTTTCGTCAACTGCGCGGACCTGACGTCCTCGTACCAGGTCGCCGGCGCGCTGCTCAAGGAGATCTCGCCGGAGTGGGACGAGCGCCCGCGCGGGCACGGCCTCTCGAACCTCTTCGACTGGATCTTCGAGCGGATGGAGGAGATCGGCGGGACGATCGTCGTCGTGCTCGACGAGATCGACGTGATCGGCGACGACGACACGATCCTCTACAAGCTCTCCCGCGCGAAGGCGAACGGCGACATCGAGGACGTCCGGCTGTCGGTGCTGGGCATCTCCAACGACTTCGACTTTCACTCGAATCTCTCCCAGCGCGTCAAGGACACGCTCTGCGAGGAAGAAATCAGATTTGCTCCCTACAACGCCGGCCAGCTGCGCGCGATCCTCACCCGCCGCGCGGAGATGGCGTTCCACGACGGCGTCCTCGAGGACGACGTGATCCCGCTGTGTGCGGCGTACGCCGCTCAGGACAACGGCTCCGCTCGGCAGGCGATCCGGCTCCTGTACAAATCCGGGACTGAAGCCCAGACCGCGGGCGACGACGTCGTGACGGAGGGACACGTGCGCGACGCTCGCGAGGAGATCGAGCGTAACGCGCTCCTGGAGGGGCTCAAGAACCTCACTGTCCAGGAGCACTCGTCGCTGCTGTCGGTGGCCGCGCTCGAAGCGAAAGGCGAGACGCCCGCGCCCACGAAGGAGATCTACTCGGAGTACAAGTCGATCACCACCGCGATCGACGTCGACGTGACGACGATGCGAAGCGTCCGCGACCACCTGCAGGCGCTCGACCTGTACAGCTTTCTGGAAGGGTCGAAGAAGACCGGCGGCAAGCGGGGCGGCGAGCGTTGGATGTTCGAGCTCAACATCGACCTCAACGTCGTCCTCGACGTGCTGAGCGACAACGCGCGATTCGAGGACGTCGTCGACGACATCGAACGCTCGGCGAAGCGGAACGGCCTTCTGTGA
- a CDS encoding AbrB/MazE/SpoVT family DNA-binding domain-containing protein codes for MSNTENGERIVTEKGQATIPKSLWAKHGISAPGRVKFVESEDGEIVVRPVGTMREFRRLERSDDEDRSATETLRQERERDERESDELVDRLAAGTDEDEVPEEEGLEDDEATDE; via the coding sequence CGGATCGTCACCGAGAAGGGCCAGGCGACGATCCCGAAGTCGCTCTGGGCGAAACACGGCATCTCGGCGCCCGGACGCGTGAAGTTCGTCGAGAGCGAGGACGGCGAGATCGTCGTCCGCCCGGTGGGGACGATGCGCGAGTTCCGGAGACTCGAACGGTCGGACGACGAGGACCGCTCCGCGACGGAGACGCTTCGCCAGGAGCGGGAGCGAGACGAGCGCGAGAGCGACGAGCTGGTCGATCGGCTGGCCGCCGGAACCGACGAAGACGAGGTGCCGGAAGAAGAGGGGTTGGAGGACGACGAGGCGACCGATGAGTGA